From Cydia fagiglandana chromosome 24, ilCydFagi1.1, whole genome shotgun sequence, a single genomic window includes:
- the LOC134676350 gene encoding uncharacterized protein LOC134676350 — translation MTSKGYESEELALTTEEQELTEQLNEEPSNIDNTTGNDITTDNIKRIQKEYLPNEVMGKRTNLSLDLGIFRDVDGVLRSKGRFGKANLPYDKKYPIVIPKQSPLATQIIKRTHEENYHVGVPHTLSIIREKYWIPQGRAQVQKVIRRCPQCVKYGGGPFQLPPAPELPSARVNYSSPFHFTGLDYLGPVLVDTDKGKEKRWICLLTCLAVRALHLELVKDLSAKECLLAIRRFTAIRGIPDTIISDNALQFKLTSEVLSSEYCMNKGIKWKFIAQLAPWQGGFYERLVALVKHCLKRTLDKHLLTENQMTTVLKEVESVLNTRPLTAVGAEPEEVLKPADFLTLGQCLDLNTDLQTNQQLTNTKVDLVQSWRRGQMILEEYKRMFINQYLPSLRERSFHTHKQPRIKSKKVPEIGDIVQIRDDSKNRTNWKVGKIVSLIKGQDGVVRVARVKVNDTEFTRSLGHLYPLEVDDVEETCIPNKELPEMVNQEENKVVRVEDTLDSSNVDEMPQVPVTDTSTPDIPPDQIIDNNNPETVPSDESLPLQENPLTPVEETCPTPTDFVEGSVIESPSRNEKRDAAIKAREKIAEWTRHLLTVL, via the coding sequence ATGACTTCGAAGGGTTATGAAAGTGAAGAATTAGCCCTCACAACAGAAGAGCAAGAACTCACCGAGCAATTGAATGAGGAACCTTCAAATATTGATAATACAACTGGAAATGATATCACTACAGACAACATTAAGAGGATTCAGAAAGAATACCTTCCAAACGAAGTCATGGGAAAAAGAACTAATCTGTCGTTAGATTTAGGAATATTCCGCGACGTAGATGGAGTATTGAGGAGCAAAGGACGTTTTGGGAAAGCAAATTTGCCATATGATAAGAAGTATCCAATAGTGATCCCAAAACAATCCCCTTTGGCAACCCAGATTATTAAAAGGACACATGAAGAAAATTATCATGTAGGTGTGCCCCACACCTTGAGTATTATAAGAGAAAAATATTGGATTCCCCAGGGACGTGCTCAAGTTCAGAAAGTTATTAGAAGGTGCCCACAATGCGTGAAGTATGGTGGAGGCCCTTTTCAGTTACCACCAGCACCAGAGCTACCAAGTGCAAGAGTAAATTATAGCTCACCTTTCCATTTTACCGGCTTAGACTATCTAGGACCTGTCCTAGTAGATACAGATAAAGGAAAAGAAAAAAGGTGGATATGTCTATTAACATGTTTAGCAGTACGAGCTTTGCATCTAGAATTAGTTAAAGACTTATCAGCGAAGGAGTGCTTACTAGCCATTAGGAGATTCACAGCTATTAGGGGCATACCGGACACCATAATCTCTGATAACGCACTCCAATTCAAACTGACCAGTGAAGTCCTGTCGTCAGAGTACTGTATGAATAAAGGTATTAAATGGAAATTTATAGCTCAGCTGGCACCTTGGCAGGGAGGCTTTTATGAACGACTAGTAGCCTTAGTTAAGCACTGCTTGAAACGCACGTTGGACAAACATCTGTTGACTGAGAACCAGATGACAACGGTCCTTAAAGAGGTGGAATCGGTGCTTAACACTAGACCGTTGACTGCAGTAGGTGCAGAGCCAGAAGAAGTACTGAAGCCAGCCGACTTCTTGACCCTTGGACAGTGCTTAGATTTAAACACAGATTTACAGACAAATCAACAACTGACAAATACAAAGGTTGACCTAGTGCAAAGTTGGAGAAGAGGTCAAATGATTCTTGAAGAATATAAAAGAATGTTCATTAACCAATATCTGCCAAGTCTTAGAGAGAGATCCTTCCACACACACAAACAACCAAGAATTAAATCTAAAAAGGTACCTGAAATAGGAGATATAGTTCAAATCAGAGATGACTCCAAGAATAGGACAAATTGGAAAGTGGGAAAAATTGTCTCTCTGATTAAGGGCCAAGATGGTGTTGTAAGAGTTGCTAGAGTCAAAGTTAATGATACGGAATTCACACGATCTCTTGGCCACCTGTACCCGTTAGAAGTAGACGATGTTGAAGAAACATGTATACCAAATAAAGAACTGCCTGAAATGGTCAATCAggaagaaaataaagtagtaagaGTGGAAGATACTTTAGACTCCAGTAATGTTGATGAAATGCCTCAAGTGCCTGTAACGGACACAAGTACCCCGGATATACCTCCGGATCAGATAATTGATAACAATAATCCAGAAACCGTTCCTAGCGATGAATCATTACCATTACAAGAAAATCCACTGACTCCTGTAGAAGAAACTTGCCCTACTCCGACAGACTTTGTTGAAGGTTCAGTAATCGAAAGTCCTAGTAGAAATGAGAAGAGAGACGCTGCCATTAAAGCCAGAGAGAAGATAGCGGAATGGACGCGTCACCTGTTAACCGTCTTGTAA
- the LOC134676472 gene encoding uncharacterized protein LOC134676472 isoform X2, with product MEEILSTALRSRVERLKETVKITVDLLNKVETGVGVQQQELVVNKIDLKSKLTQFQIQLDKYINHVTNPQKEFYQECDELQIQAEDAITKMEIVLKIYSEENNTQNKTKLPKLDLIKFNGDILKWNSFWDRFVANVENKNIADVEKLSYLVGSLEGPALQAIEGLETTNQNYEVATLILKNRFGKKNNVIDAHNKALLNLERAQSTTECRKILNNIDTHLRVLSAYGENTEASYLRGIILDKFPETVLYQVKILISEEESTDNIKKALDKVITAMERINIQTPQTLQTSTSGSTSTLLKVTRERPAKRKRLFDRTNTFKSKRPKISCIFCGKAGHYNDDCNEYKTIKERISRLQQRCFLCFKNGHRASKCFSKRKCHHCNKLHNRALCPQKTMKDCSNTDSKPAQQTPDM from the exons ATGGAAGAAATTCTTTCTACAGCGTTGCGCTCCCGCGTAGAAAGACTGAAAGAAACTGTAAAAATAACGGTAGATTTACTGAACAAAGTCGAAACAGGAGTAGGAGTACAACAACAAGAATTAGTTGTAAATAAGATCGATCTAAAGAGTAAATTAACTCAATTTCAAATCCAATTGGACAAATACATAAATCACGTGACGAACCCACAGAAAGAATTTTATCAAGAATGTGACGAACTACAAATTCAAGCAGAGGACGCTATAACGAAGATGGAAATAGTGCTCAAAATTTATTCCGAAGAGAACAACAcccaaaataaaactaaactacccAAATTAGACTTGATCAAATTCAATGGCGATATTTTGAAATGGAACTCGTTTTGGGACAGATTCGTGGCCAACGTAGAGAATAAAAATATAGCGGACGTGGAGAAGTTATCATATTTAGTAGGTTCTTTAGAGGGTCCGGCACTCCAAGCAATTGAAGGCTTGGAGACGACTAACCAGAATTATGAGGTCGCAACTTTAATTCTTAAAAATAGGTTTGGGAAGAAAAATAACGTAATAGATGCTCACAACAAAGCCTTATTAAATCTGGAACGAGCCCAATCTACTACTGAGTGccgaaaaatattaaataacatagATACTCACCTACGGGTATTATCTGCATACGGAGAAAACACCGAAGCAAGCTATTTGCGAGGGATTATATTAGATAAGTTTCCAGAAACGGTATTGTATCaggttaaaattttaatttcggaAGAAGAAAGTACAGACAACATAAAGAAAGCACTAGATAAGGTCATAACGGCCATGGAAAGAATAAATATACAAACACCACAAACGCTACAAACTTCAACGTCAGGATCTACATCAACCCTACTTAAAGTTACAAGAGAAAGACCAGCAAAACGCAAGAGGCTGTTTGACAGAACTAACACATTTAAGTCTAAACGTCCAAAAATTTCATGCATTTTCTGTGGCAAAGCGGGACATTACAATGATGATTGTAATGAATATAAAACAATCAAAGAAAGGATAAGTAGACTGCAACAAAGGTGCTTCTTATGTTTCAAGAATGGCCATAGAGCCTCTAAATGCTTCAGTAAAAGGAAGTGTCATCACTGTAATAAATTACACAATAGAGCTTTGTGCCCGCAGAAAACTATGAAAG ACTGCAGTAACACAGATAGCAAGCCAGCACAACAAACACCTGacatgtag
- the LOC134676472 gene encoding uncharacterized protein LOC134676472 isoform X1 codes for MFRRFLKYSYDLRYRKKYSVVEITGSKMEEILSTALRSRVERLKETVKITVDLLNKVETGVGVQQQELVVNKIDLKSKLTQFQIQLDKYINHVTNPQKEFYQECDELQIQAEDAITKMEIVLKIYSEENNTQNKTKLPKLDLIKFNGDILKWNSFWDRFVANVENKNIADVEKLSYLVGSLEGPALQAIEGLETTNQNYEVATLILKNRFGKKNNVIDAHNKALLNLERAQSTTECRKILNNIDTHLRVLSAYGENTEASYLRGIILDKFPETVLYQVKILISEEESTDNIKKALDKVITAMERINIQTPQTLQTSTSGSTSTLLKVTRERPAKRKRLFDRTNTFKSKRPKISCIFCGKAGHYNDDCNEYKTIKERISRLQQRCFLCFKNGHRASKCFSKRKCHHCNKLHNRALCPQKTMKDCSNTDSKPAQQTPDM; via the exons ATGTTTCGGCGTTTCTTAAAATACTCTTATGATTTACGATATCGCAAAAAGTATAGCGTAGTGGAAATTACAGGTAGCAAGATGGAAGAAATTCTTTCTACAGCGTTGCGCTCCCGCGTAGAAAGACTGAAAGAAACTGTAAAAATAACGGTAGATTTACTGAACAAAGTCGAAACAGGAGTAGGAGTACAACAACAAGAATTAGTTGTAAATAAGATCGATCTAAAGAGTAAATTAACTCAATTTCAAATCCAATTGGACAAATACATAAATCACGTGACGAACCCACAGAAAGAATTTTATCAAGAATGTGACGAACTACAAATTCAAGCAGAGGACGCTATAACGAAGATGGAAATAGTGCTCAAAATTTATTCCGAAGAGAACAACAcccaaaataaaactaaactacccAAATTAGACTTGATCAAATTCAATGGCGATATTTTGAAATGGAACTCGTTTTGGGACAGATTCGTGGCCAACGTAGAGAATAAAAATATAGCGGACGTGGAGAAGTTATCATATTTAGTAGGTTCTTTAGAGGGTCCGGCACTCCAAGCAATTGAAGGCTTGGAGACGACTAACCAGAATTATGAGGTCGCAACTTTAATTCTTAAAAATAGGTTTGGGAAGAAAAATAACGTAATAGATGCTCACAACAAAGCCTTATTAAATCTGGAACGAGCCCAATCTACTACTGAGTGccgaaaaatattaaataacatagATACTCACCTACGGGTATTATCTGCATACGGAGAAAACACCGAAGCAAGCTATTTGCGAGGGATTATATTAGATAAGTTTCCAGAAACGGTATTGTATCaggttaaaattttaatttcggaAGAAGAAAGTACAGACAACATAAAGAAAGCACTAGATAAGGTCATAACGGCCATGGAAAGAATAAATATACAAACACCACAAACGCTACAAACTTCAACGTCAGGATCTACATCAACCCTACTTAAAGTTACAAGAGAAAGACCAGCAAAACGCAAGAGGCTGTTTGACAGAACTAACACATTTAAGTCTAAACGTCCAAAAATTTCATGCATTTTCTGTGGCAAAGCGGGACATTACAATGATGATTGTAATGAATATAAAACAATCAAAGAAAGGATAAGTAGACTGCAACAAAGGTGCTTCTTATGTTTCAAGAATGGCCATAGAGCCTCTAAATGCTTCAGTAAAAGGAAGTGTCATCACTGTAATAAATTACACAATAGAGCTTTGTGCCCGCAGAAAACTATGAAAG ACTGCAGTAACACAGATAGCAAGCCAGCACAACAAACACCTGacatgtag
- the LOC134676429 gene encoding zinc finger protein 722-like, with translation MESESPVLFLEEVSPDQIVEVETSETFLFDPLLDHNYNLTEPRPPSKIPNNVKIRELKALYHCSICGYATLKKDAMQAHSLTHKKPEKPVPKRQSMPCPSCNVKEKLIKCPECSYYTKRQASLKIHMSIHMKEKPYKCTECDHRVKTLKELIQHFKTRCHLCNCSKRDGGLVRHSMQCIMKLNT, from the exons ATGGAATCCGAAAGTCCTGTGTTGTTTCTTGAAGAAGTGTCTCCAGATCAGATAGTGGAAGTAGAAACAAGCGAGACTTTCCTGTTTGATCCGTTATTGGACCACAATTATAA CTTAACTGAACCAAGGCCACCATCAAAGATACCCAACAACGTCAAAATACGGGAGCTGAAAGCACTATACCACTGCAGCATATGTGGCTACGCAACGTTAAAGAAGGATGCAATGCAGGCTCACTCGCTCACACACAAGAAGCCGGAGAAGCCGGTACCAAAGAGACAGTCCATGCCGTGCCCAAGCTGTAACGTAAAGGAGAAATTAATAAAGTGTCCGGAGTGTAGTTATTATACTAAGAGGCAGGCGAGTTTGAAGATACATATGAG CATTCATATGAAGGAAAAGCCTTACAAGTGCACAGAGTGCGATCATCGCGTGAAAACCTTGAAGGAATTAATACAACACTTCAAAACCAG GTGTCACCTATGCAACTGTTCGAAGCGGGATGGCGGTCTGGTGCGGCACTCGATGCAATGTATTATGAAATTAAACACGTGA
- the LOC134676070 gene encoding zinc finger protein 239-like isoform X1, with translation MSGIVEVYIKVEREYEDSSHSGASETEGRTYENEEKEEIVVEPEVSGMLAVEQEADPFWEDRSTPHPIPRDKRTPRPIPQGKRTPRPIPQDKSRQRSNPEAKRELRPEHLKAAAAIACSILKQTEQKRNTPQKPQRRQPTQQHTCDVCQKVFNRINNLRNHQQTHKKQQCDICRKDLLTRKKLRNHIRRFHSEKPYYCEQCSKEFKEAYELKRHTRIHTGERPYLCEMCEKSFSNAGALKDHRQTHNNIKRFTCDTCQKQFKQKYSLKTHLLTHTQKPYACNVCSKEFVRSADLNEHMLSHSAIKPYSCNKCGTQFSRKDTFYRHAKRKFCMSISDEKAFLVRNEDCSWS, from the exons atgagtGGTATCGTAGAAGTATACATAAAGGTGGAACGTGAATACGAAGACAGTTCGCACTCGGGTGCGAGTGAGACGGAAGGCAGAACATATGAAAATGAGGAGAAAGAAGAGATCGTGGTGGAGCCTGAAGTGTCGGGGATGCTGGCAG TTGAACAAGAGGCAGATCCCTTCTGGGAAGACAGAAGTACACCACACCCCATCCCACGGGACAAAAGGACACCACGCCCCATCCCGCAGGGCAAAAGGACACCACGCCCCATCCCACAGGACAAAAGCAGACAACGCTCCAATCCGGAGGCAAAGAGAGAGCTCAGGCCAGAGCATTTGAAAGCGGCTGCGGCTATTGCCTGCA GTATACTAAAACAAACCGAGCAAAAAAGAAACACGCCGCAGAAACCACAAAGAAGGCAACCCACACAACAGCATACTTGCGACGTATGCCAAAAAGTATTCAACAGAATCAACAACTTAAGGAACCATCAACAAACACATAAGAAACAACAGTGCGACATTTGCCGCAAAGATTTACTAACAAGGAAGAAGCTACGAAATCATATAAGGAGATTCCACTCCGAGAAACCATACTACTGCGAACAATGCAGTAAGGAGTTCAAGGAAGCGTATGAATTGAAAAGGCATACGCGAATCCATACCGGTGAACGGCCGTATTTATGCGAAATGTGCGAAAAATCTTTCTCCAACGCCGGCGCTTTGAAGGACCACAGACAAACTCATAATAACATAAAACGTTTCACTTGTGACacatgtcaaaaacaatttaaacagaAATATAGTTTGAAAACACATTTGCTGACGCATACGCAAAAACCATATGCCTGCAATGTATGCAGTAAAGAATTCGTTCGGTCTGCGGATTTAAACGAGCATATGTTGAGTCATAGTGCGATAAAACCATATTCATGCAATAAGTGCGGGACGCAGTTTTCTAGGAAGGACACTTTTTACAGGCACGCTAAGCGGAAGTTCTGTATGAGTATTTCTGACGAGAAAGCGTTCCTTGTACGTAACGAGGATTGTAGTTGGAGTTGA
- the LOC134676070 gene encoding histone-lysine N-methyltransferase, H3 lysine-79 specific-like isoform X2: protein MSGIVEVYIKVEREYEDSSHSGASETEGRTYENEEKEEIVVEPEVSGMLAVEQEADPFWEDRSTPHPIPRDKRTPRPIPQGKRTPRPIPQDKSRQRSNPEAKRELRPEHLKAAAAIACKMARPIRPRINLSDEERREIRRVEKKMSNRRARAKMTEEALEERRRKDRERYFEKKAKGLIKTIRDLSPREQKETREIWREKAAKKREKEKISRNIVP, encoded by the exons atgagtGGTATCGTAGAAGTATACATAAAGGTGGAACGTGAATACGAAGACAGTTCGCACTCGGGTGCGAGTGAGACGGAAGGCAGAACATATGAAAATGAGGAGAAAGAAGAGATCGTGGTGGAGCCTGAAGTGTCGGGGATGCTGGCAG TTGAACAAGAGGCAGATCCCTTCTGGGAAGACAGAAGTACACCACACCCCATCCCACGGGACAAAAGGACACCACGCCCCATCCCGCAGGGCAAAAGGACACCACGCCCCATCCCACAGGACAAAAGCAGACAACGCTCCAATCCGGAGGCAAAGAGAGAGCTCAGGCCAGAGCATTTGAAAGCGGCTGCGGCTATTGCCTGCA AGATGGCACGGCCAATCAGGCCCAGAATAAATTTAAGCGACGAAGAAAGAAGAGAAATACGCCGCGTGGAAAAAAAAATGAGCAATCGTCGGGCGCGAGCTAAAATGACGGAAGAAGCACTCGAGGAAAGAAGGAGAAAAGATCGGGAAAGATACTTCGAGAAGAAAGCAAAGGGCTTAATTAAGACTATAAGAGATTTAAGTCCCCGCGAACAAAAGGAAACAAGAGAGATATGGCGAGAAAAAGCTGCGAAAAAACGAGAAAAGGAGAAAATCTCTCGCAATATCGTCCCGTAA